The genomic DNA ATTAACCCCCGCACTCCCTCGATCGGCATCCTGCCCACCGCTCCCAGAGGAGCCcgtcgccttctcggccCGCATGCGAGCCGACGCCATTTCCGCGAGGCCGCACTCTTTGTCTTGGAGCTTCTCcagggcggcgttgacgaggaccTCGAACGCGTCCCGGTACTTGCGGACCCAGGGGGCCCTCTCGCCCATGACGAAGAGCACGAGAGAGCACGCCCGGATGTCGTTGGACAGGGCCACGGACCAGACGGCGTCGCCCTGCGTCCAGAGGCCGTACAGCAGCGTGACGCCGGCCACGAAGACCGTCTGGACGGCGATGAAGCTGTGGCCGTAGTCGAGCGTCTGGTGGAGCCTCTTGTGCGACTGGCAGATGTCGCCCGCCGCGCGCATGCAGAGCCCGTAGAAGGGGTCTGAGGCCGGCAGGATCGGTAGGAAGGGTTGGACGAGGAGTCGCAGGGCGCGGTTGtagagaagaagggcgtAGTTCGTGTCCGGATGGGATGCCGGGATCCAGTCCGTCAGGGACCCCCGCCACGACTGGAGGAGCTGGTACAGCCGGTCGAGCTTCGGCCGCAGGGCGTCCAGGGTCTTGTCTGTGCGGTAGACGGAGTGGTGGATCCTGGATTCGATGCGGCGAAGCCTGAAGAGGACTATGGCGAGGGTGATGTCGTTCCCGGCGAGAGCGCCGGCAGGTTGTATGTTACCatcgccgatgatggcgtgcgggagctcgacgtcgatctGGTTGTCGGCGATGCTCAGGGGCCGCCCCAGCGATACCGCGATCGTCCTCTCCAGGGAGTAGACGGACCAGAACAGCCTGCGTCTCCGTTGCACGACGGGGGGCTCTGAAACGTTTTGCTCGTGTGCGGCGCGGTGGAGGCCCAGGTCGATGGACGTCCTCATCGCCAGGCCGATCATGTACCACAGTCCGTGGCTCGACGTGGACCGGAGGTGGAACATGACCAGCAGCGTCATTGCCTCGATGTTCTGAACGGTCCCCGATTCTCTGGCGGCGGATATGTGCTGGAGGGCGGTGGTGTATAGTGACTTGAAGCAGATCGTCAACGAGCCTGGCATCAACAAAAAACAGAAAAAGGCGTGGCGGTGGGGGGGTAAACATACCTCTGGCGAGAGACCCGGACCGCGCTGCGTGAGCTGAACTATCGTTGCACCTATTGCGTAGACGAGATACAGCTTGAATATCCCAAACCGCTCGGCCTTGGTCAGGCTCTGCGTCGGCGTGGCGGCCAATGCGTCTCGTTCCTTGTGCAGCTTCCACAACTCCTCGGGCTCCAAGAATGGGTACTTGGAGTGTAACTGGGATGTGTACGCCTTCAACATCTTGGCCCCTTGCTCTTCGGTCGGCGGCTCCTTTACTATGCTATGAGCCAGCATGTCTTCCACCGCAAGGCACTTGGGACCCGGGTTGATGCAGTCGGCTTGGTTGCTGACAATGCCATCCTGAATGTCCGGCAGCATCTTGTTCCAGACCGTGGCCTGCACCATCTCGCCAAGGTTCAGGGCCAGGGACAACCCCGACGAAGGGCCGACGTAAACAGGCGCCTCCAGGTTTCCCAGCGAGACGTGCGCAACGGCGTCGCTGAGAGCATTCTTGTCCCTGCCTGACGAGACTGACTGGTTGCTCGCGACGTCCTTCGAGGGGGTTGAGGCCGCTCCCGGAGTGGGTATCTGGGCCAGTTTGCTCTCCAAGAAAGCCACCCGCGCTTCCAATGCCCTCGTGTACCTGCACCCGATCTCAGCGCATGCCGATGCAACTCAACTTGGGCTGCCACTACTCACGCAGTTGAAGGGGCTTCCTCGGTGACGTCTACCTTGTCACACGGCGCGCCCGACCTGCGGCAGTTGGAGCACACGGGCAGCTGTTCATCACACTTTTTTGAAAACAAGAGTCAGAAAAACAAGACGCCCTTTCCCACGTGTTTTcccgggagggggaagggcCTTTGTCAGAGAAACCTTTTGCTTACGGCTTTTGCATCTCGTACAGGCGGTCCTCCCCCTCTTTCTGGGGTTGAACAGTGCGGCGCCCGAGGGAGCAGCCTGGGGCGGagaagccgaggagggcTGGGCGTTTGGTGTCATGTCCACGGCCCGATGGCGAGATGTGTGTTGTTGCGGgaggcgccgaggccgatgatggcggaCATCCGACTTAGATATTGGTGAGGTTCCCGGTGACGGTGCCGATGTCGCCCCAGGCTGGTGCTCAACGTCGGCCGAGGTCCGCGTGGCCATGTCTCGCTGGGATCCCCTCGGACCATGTCCGAAGCCTGTCTAATCTGATCGGAGGCTCCGATAACTCGGTGTTTGGGACTTGCTTgcagcccccccctcccccctgccGGCATTTGACAACTCCAAGAGAAGTCTCTCTTCGGGCTATGATTCTCTGTACTCTCGGGACTCGGGGAACCAAATGGTCCATCGCTGGCCACATGAAATCATTCGGTGTGCTTTCATCCCCCGAGCCGAGTTTCAACAGCAGGTGACCTCGATCGATCCCACCGGCATCAAAAAAAGTTAAAAAAAACAGAAATGCTCTATTGCAAGTCATGCTCTAGTCACTTGCACGGACGAGCTGAAGAGAAAGTGGACGAGGGCCGTTTGAGATAATTACTGGAAGCTTTGCTGGGAGGAGTCTCCTATTTCGGCATGAACTGTACCCCTTTAAGCTCCATATTGTCGAAATAAAAGACAATCTGCGTCTATGAGTAAGTAAGTATCTGTTCAACGACTAGTCTTTCCCTTGGTGAAACCAAGTTTCTTTGTTCCTTAGACACTGTATATATACACACTTACGATGAGTCGACGGATTCTATATCTAGATGAGAGCTTCTCCACTGCATGAGATGCATAGCAAAAGACACTGCATTGTTGCAGCATTCCCAAAGAAATGAATAAATTGAAGACTAGCCTCTGCGGGCACTTGCACACTTTGGAGATCTAAGGACATTGCTTGGATGAGAGTGGAGGGTTGGTAGGGGCCGCATCGAAGGTGAGTTGTAAAATTGAATGAAGTCACTATTGAACAATTACAGTCGCATAGTCAGATCCGTCGAAAGGGGCGCCATTGGAGTTTCGAGCACTCAGCTTACGTATCATGGATTGCCATGTCTTTCAAACACAAAACATGCTATAGTCTTTTTCTCTATGCTCAGCGGAAAAGTCTCGCGAACCCATCACTCCCGCAGCCCATGTTCTAAGTCACCCCTTCGCTTTTCCTTATAACCACAAATCTCTATCGTGTCCCACATTCAGAGCTTCTTCACCATGATGTCGTCCGTCTGGACCACCGACCCGACAACAAAGTCGTGGTTACCGCACGCCCTGTACCCCCACTTCTCATACGCCTTCCTGGCCCGGTAGTTCTCCTCCCAGACGCCCAGCCAGATGTGCTTGAACCCCTGCTCCCTggccatgtcctccagccgGTCCGCCAGGAGCTTGCCGGCGCCCGTGCCGTGGGCCTTGGGGTACAGGTAGATGCGCTGCAGCTCGACGGTCGCCTCGAGGTGGGCCACGCACGGCTCCTTGGAGCCGCGGGTGAGCatggcgaagccgaggacgtcgccggccggGTCCGTGGCGAGGACGGTGTCCCTGTTGGGGTCCTCGAGGTCTCTggtgatggcgtcgaggctGTAGGACTCGTCGAGGAACGCCTGCAGCTCGTGCGGCTCGACGGAATGGCCGAACGTGACCGTGAAgacgtgggcggcgaggtcggcgattgtcggggcgtcggcgagagTGGCGGGTCTGGtggccgtcaccgccgacggGCGGCTGCCCTCTTGGTTGTCCGACGACTTCGCCATGGCTGTCGTGGTTGAAGATGAAAACGCCCTGGGCTGGATGGGGTTGCGGGTGACGCGGTGGTTGGTGTTCCGAAGGATCGGTTGCCACCGCACAAAGGTGCCAGCGACGCACTTAAACGAGTGGATTGGGCTAGCAATGAATAACACGTGATGAAACGGAACGGTTTTCAAACCCCTCTGTGCCGAGCTTATGCCTCGCAAACCGGCCGTCGTCATGTTGGCGGGAACTGGCCTGAATAAACGACCTTTTGTCAAATCGCAAATCGTCGCTTTTCGGAGACACGTCATCGTTATTTTGTTTCTCAGCGCAGCCCGAGCCCGAATTAGCCTTTTGTCTCTGCCAATGGCAATTCTCGCCTTTGGTTAGGCGCGCCTTGTTGTCAAAGCCACCCCTGGCAAGGATACGCCATTGTGTCTTGTAGAGAGTCTTACTTAGAAGAGGCCCACAACGCGGCTGCGCCCTTGGCTTGACATTGACATGTCTCTGGAGAACAACATGGATTTTTGCTGTCAGAATCTCCCGCTAACGCGTTATGTACTTGAACCAAGACAGACACCTATGGGGATGCTTGAGTCAACAAACCACCGGCTGATAGCTCGTCAAAGATCGGGTCTGCCTCAACAAAACAACTACATTTCCATTAAATGGCTATCAACTGTTACAGTCTGTGGGTCTGCGGGTCGCGCTGAGATATTTTCAAGCATCGCGAAATGGAGTGTGAAAACATAGGTGAGATGCCGCAATTTGTGACGGGAccatctttttttttcttccttcatTTTTAAATGGCTACGAGCTACATAATGACGGTGACGTAGAGAGAGGGAGATAACGTGTTCAATGAATAGGAGACTTAGCTGTATCAACGCCCGGCAGCTTCAACCCACCACAAACCCCAACTCAAGCCTGTTCCGATTTGGCGTCTTTGTTGTTTCGTTCTGTGCCGAAAATGACAATACAGCAGACAGCCGCACTGGAAACCGCGACGAAGAGGGCACTCACTGTCGAGAACCAACCCACGCCTATGCCGTCGATCCCCGGGAGGACCACCGCCGTaccgatggcggcgaaggtATACCTGATGAAGTAGTTTCCGGCTAGCACGCACGTACGTCCGTCAGTGATATAACCTCATGAGGAGTAAAACGGAATCCTGTTCTTACCCATCACTTCGGCCGCTCTGTCTCGGAACACGTCGAGGCAGTAGCTGTTGAGACAGGGGAAGCAAACCATCTGAGCGACTCCCTGCACAAACATGCAGATGACGGGCAGGGGAAtgccgcccttggcctggtcgATCGCCCATCCGTAGATGATGGTGCTCGCGGGTATGACCACGCCCATCGCGATAAACGCACTCCGCAGCCGGTCTTCGGGCACGCGCTTCCCTCGCTTGGCGATCCACCTCTTGACCGTTCTGTCGGCGTAGCGGCCGCCGACAAAGGTCCCGACGAGGTATCCGGCACCCGgcgcgaggaagaagaagcccgacTGCAAAGGGGTCGTGAGGTGGAACCTCGGGTTGATGACGTATCGGACTGGCGTCAGGAGAACCTGCATGTTCCATAAGACTGAAGAGGCGGCGACTCCCTGGAGCGGGTAAGTTAGCCACGGATGCACGAAACGCCGGGGGCTTACTGCGTTGGCACCGTCCGCTTGAAAAGCACGGCGACGAATCCCGAGTCTAGCTTGAAGAACTTTGGCActgctactactactactactgcaGGGAACCACAGAAGAGAGACTGTTATGGTCGTTGACATGGCAAGAGAAGGGAGACTTACCACGATGAGGATCTTTGGGTACTTGAACAAGGCAATGACTCGGAACGGATTCGCCCACTCCCATATCTGAGACACTTTCCCCTTGACGGTCAAGCCCTCCAGCTCTTCGGACCACTTCCCGTGGCTGGTCTCTGGCAGGAAGGCAACGGACAGagccatggcgacggcgcccagCGCTCCCTGGAACCAGAAGAGGCTTTTCCACGACGAGAAagtgacgatgacgccgccgataAAGGGTCCCAAGGCCGGACCGATCAGAGTACCGCCGAGGAACCACCCCAATGCTGTGCCGCGCTCAGTCGGGCGGTACACGTCGCTGAGGCAGGCCGACCCGACCACGAGGAAACACGTCCCGGCGAAGGCCGTGATGGAgcggaagatgaagaaggccggcAGGTTGGGGGAGACCCCCGTCGCGAAGGAGAAGACGCAGAACAACACGGACGATGTGACAAAGATCTAGGACGTTTAGTTTTCGACTAACACGACGATGGCAACCAGGTGGGATGTTCCCAAAAAAGaaataagtaaaaaaaaaaagatatTGACTGCAGGCTACGGTACATGATGGTGAGACGTTGGTACAGAGGTTGTGTGATTGTGCTTACCCATTTTCTCCCGTAGACCTGGCTCAACGGGCCCCAGAAGAGGACGCCGATGCCCATCATCAGCAGGAAGAGCGCGTTGGTGAAGTTGATGACGGTCCCGGACGTGTTGAAGGCGGCCGCCACCTCGGGCAGGGCCGACAGCACCAGCAGGGACGCCAGgttgatgccgaggccgccaaaGGACACGATGGCCGTGATCAGGGCCTTGCGGCGGGGCGTGAAGCGGTCGTacacggcctcgtcctcgcggTACGAGTACGGCCGGCTCGGGGTCTGCGCGATGATGTTGACGCCCTTCTCGGCGTTGGACGTCCTCAGCGCCAGCAGGTCGGGCGGCAGCTCATCCCTCCTCGTGGGCACCTCCGACAACGTGTGGTCAGACAtgatgggcggcggcgggctgaTGATACTACGGGCGGTTCTTCGGACATGGAACGGGGGCCGCGGCACTGCATGGGGATTTTGTGTATCGGGTAGCAACTGCAATTTCAACGACACTTGATGATGGTCCGACAAGAGAGGAGGCAAGTAAGTGTCTGACAAGCGAGGAtgacaaggggggggggggttgccaAGAAGTGTGTCCACTGAACCAAGAACAGCCAGGCATGAGTTTATTCCGTTCGTTTCGTGGGGGTGGGAGCAACAGGCTCCGTATATAAGGCGTTACTGATTCAAAGCAATACGCGAAAAGACCACTCCGTACATcagcgtcctcggcggcatccaACCGAGTTTGGCTTTCCGAAATCGGGGGAACTCCCAAACCCATCACCTCTAACACGGCCTACCCCCCGAACACACAATCGGAAAAGAAAAACCGGGAATAAAGCTTTCATTGGATCTCGTCTTTGGAAAATCCTGTGCTAGCGGAGTGATCTCCGCAGCGGGGAATATTAccactttttttttcctcccTTGCGTCTTTGTTGCTGCTATTCCCCTCCACTCTTGGGTTGAAATCAGGCACGACATTGGACCGGGGGCGACGGTCCTGCTGATGCTCCACAGACTCTGCAATCCGTCTTATCTAACGTCTCATGAGCCTATCTGATCGGTATGGGGTCACTGATTGGCTTGGTAGTTCGAAGCCGGGCAGGCTGTTTTGACGAGCGCAGAGTCAGTTTGAACGGAACAAGGCCGACGGAGACTGCCGAAGTTCCAATAGGTGGGAGGAGAGTCAAACCAACAGAAAGGGCCGCCCGTAAAGGAGCACGACTACTCGCTGAATGATCAAATAGGACTCCGACTTGGATGCGCCATTGGACTAGACTGGAGGAGACGGGGAGACGAAAAGGAATATTGACGGGGAGATATTGCTGATTTACGAAAAGGTGGCAGTGTTTAAGCTAGGAAGCCGGGTTTGAAGAACTCGGTTGAAGAGATTTCAATGTTGTGGAAGCATAAACACAATAACAATTGAGATCAAAGTAAGAAGCACACAAACCGTCCCAAACAACGCTATTTCTTGTACAGTTAAAGAAATTTCACAACAGCGGTAACAACTTCTCAACGACCTTCCTTGTCTCCATGTCTCCATCCCAACCATTGATAATCTCTTCCCCTTCACGATCGTTGCTATATATGAGGTTATCTGAACGTATTAGTGAGGCTGGTCCTAACCAAAGCAGTCAAAGGCCTTGACAAACTTACGTAACCAAGTGAATCTCGACGTTATCCAGATGCAAAAGAACACCAGCCTTTGAGCCCAGATGTTTCGTCTCACACCTTTCGATCGAGCTTGAGCATTGAGCAACTTGATCTTGGACAGGCGCGGCAGTCGACACTCGTAGAGGCCCCTGACGGCCAGAtcaacggcggcgtcctGGGCAATGCCTCCCTCCTGGAGCGCACGCCCGAGTAGCA from Colletotrichum higginsianum IMI 349063 chromosome 3, whole genome shotgun sequence includes the following:
- a CDS encoding Chitin deacetylase 1 codes for the protein MQKPSGAPCDKVDVTEEAPSTAYTRALEARVAFLESKLAQIPTPGAASTPSKDVASNQSVSSGRDKNALSDAVAHVSLGNLEAPVYVGPSSGLSLALNLGEMVQATVWNKMLPDIQDGIVSNQADCINPGPKCLAVEDMLAHSIVKEPPTEEQGAKMLKAYTSQLHSKYPFLEPEELWKLHKERDALAATPTQSLTKAERFGIFKLYLVYAIGATIVQLTQRGPGLSPEHISAARESGTVQNIEAMTLLVMFHLRSTSSHGLWYMIGLAMRTSIDLGLHRAAHEQNVSEPPVVQRRRRLFWSVYSLERTIAVSLGRPLSIADNQIDVELPHAIIGDGNIQPAGALAGNDITLAIVLFRLRRIESRIHHSVYRTDKTLDALRPKLDRLYQLLQSWRGSLTDWIPASHPDTNYALLLYNRALRLLVQPFLPILPASDPFYGLCMRAAGDICQSHKRLHQTLDYGHSFIAVQTVFVAGVTLLYGLWTQGDAVWSVALSNDIRACSLVLFVMGERAPWVRKYRDAFEVLVNAALEKLQDKECGLAEMASARMRAEKATGSSGSGGQDADRGSAGVNTAQAVDDFNDFLPSGDGGVFAGGEFEGAWPMVAELANWIDQDGGSPVWMPNFELLQSLSGTWHD
- a CDS encoding Acetyltransferase, with the translated sequence MTTAGLRGISSAQRGLKTVPFHHVLFIASPIHSFKCVAGTFVRWQPILRNTNHRVTRNPIQPRAFSSSTTTAMAKSSDNQEGSRPSAVTATRPATLADAPTIADLAAHVFTVTFGHSVEPHELQAFLDESYSLDAITRDLEDPNRDTVLATDPAGDVLGFAMLTRGSKEPCVAHLEATVELQRIYLYPKAHGTGAGKLLADRLEDMAREQGFKHIWLGVWEENYRARKAYEKWGYRACGNHDFVVGSVVQTDDIMVKKL
- a CDS encoding Major facilitator superfamily transporter, producing the protein MSDHTLSEVPTRRDELPPDLLALRTSNAEKGVNIIAQTPSRPYSYREDEAVYDRFTPRRKALITAIVSFGGLGINLASLLVLSALPEVAAAFNTSGTVINFTNALFLLMMGIGVLFWGPLSQVYGRKWIFVTSSVLFCVFSFATGVSPNLPAFFIFRSITAFAGTCFLVVGSACLSDVYRPTERGTALGWFLGGTLIGPALGPFIGGVIVTFSSWKSLFWFQGALGAVAMALSVAFLPETSHGKWSEELEGLTVKGKVSQIWEWANPFRVIALFKYPKILIVGVAASSVLWNMQVLLTPVRYVINPRFHLTTPLQSGFFFLAPGAGYLVGTFVGGRYADRTVKRWIAKRGKRVPEDRLRSAFIAMGVVIPASTIIYGWAIDQAKGGIPLPVICMFVQGVAQMVCFPCLNSYCLDVFRDRAAEVMAGNYFIRYTFAAIGTAVVLPGIDGIGVGWFSTVSALFVAVSSAAVCCIVIFGTERNNKDAKSEQA